A DNA window from Delphinus delphis chromosome 6, mDelDel1.2, whole genome shotgun sequence contains the following coding sequences:
- the NIBAN2 gene encoding protein Niban 2 isoform X2 has protein sequence MRHEIEGTGAPQAQLLWRKVPLDERIIFSGNLFQYQEDSKKWRNRFSLVPHNYGLVLYENKVAYERQVPPRAVINSAGYKILTSLDQYLELVGNSLPGTTSKSGTAPVLKCPTQFPLILWHPSARHYYFCMMTEAEQDKWQAVLQDCVRHCNNGIPEDSKVEGPAFTDAIRMYRQSKELYGTWEMLCGNELQILSNLVMEELGPELKAELAPRLKGKPQERQRQWIQISDTVYRMVYEQAKARLEAVLSKLQLARPAMEAVIRTDMDQIITSKEHLASKIRASILPKAEVCVRNHVQPYIPSILEALMVPTSQGFTEVRDVFFKEVTDMNLNVINEGGIDKLGEYMEKLSQLAYHPLKMQSCYEKMEPLRLDGLQQRFDVSSTSVFKQRAQILMREQMDNAVYTFETLLHQELGKGPTKEELCKSIQRILERVLKKYDYDSSTVRKRFFREALLQITIPFLLKKLAPTCKSELSRFQELIFEDFARFILVENTYEEVVLQTVMKDILQAVKEAAVQRKHNLYRDSVVMHNSDPNLHLLAEGLPIDWGEEYSGSSDSGGDPGSPGIPEAATLSEKRRRAKQVVSVVQDEEVGLPFEAVPESLPPASADSITELRGLLARDLQAESPPLAGPLLNGAPAQESPQPGAAPEAASPPASPLRQLPPGKASDLEPPKPSDQETGEQVSGPGGRPPIHTTTEDGAGVQTEF, from the exons GTGCCCTTGGATGAGCGCATCATCTTCTCGGGGAACCTCTTCCAGTACCAGGAGGACAGCAAGAAGTGGAGGAACCGCTTCAGCCTCGTGCCGCACAACTATGGGCTGGTGCTCTACGAGAACAAAGTG GCTTATGAGCGGCAGGTCCCACCCCGAGCTGTCATCAACAGTGCGGGCTACAAAATTCTCACTTCCTTGGACCAGTACCTGGAGCTTGTTGGCAACTCCTTACCAG GGACCACATCAAAATCGGGCACTGCCCCCGTCCTCAAGTGCCCCACGCAGTTCCCGCTCATCCTCTGGCATCCTTCTGCGCGTCACTACTACTTCTGCATGATGACGGAAGCTGAGCAGGACAAGTGGCAGGCTGTCCTGCAGGACTGCGTCCGCCACTGCAACAACG GGATCCCCGAGGACTCCAAGGTGGAGGGCCCCGCGTTCACGGACGCCATCCGCATGTACCGCCAGTCCAAGGAGCTGTACGGCACCTGGGAGATGCTGTGTGGGAACGAGCTGCAG ATCCTGAGCAACCTGGTGATGGAGGAGCTGGGCCCTGAGCTGAAGGCAGAGCTCGCCCCCCGGCTGAAGGGGAAACCGCAGGAGCGACAGCGGCAGTGGATCCAG ATCTCAGACACCGTGTACCGCATGGTGTATGAACAGGCCAAGGCACGCTTGGAGGCCGTGCTGTCCAAGCTGCAGCTGGCCCGGCCGGCCATGGAGGCGGTCATCCGCACCGACATGGACCAGATCATCACCTCCAAGGAGCATCTGGCCAGCAAGATCCGAG CCTCCATCCTCCCCAAGGCGGAGGTGTGTGTCCGGAATCATGTCCAGCCCTATATCCCGTCCATCCTGGAGGCCCTGATGGTGCCCACCAGCCAGGGCTTCACCGAAGTGCGGGACGTCTTCTTCAAGGAGGTCACCGACATGAACCTGAACGTCATCAATGAGGGCGGCATCGACAAGCTGGGCGAG TACATGGAGAAGCTGTCCCAGCTGGCGTACCACCCCCTCAAGATGCAGAGCTGCTATGAGAAGATGGAGCCGCTGCGGCTCGATGGGCTGCAGCAGCGTTTTGACGTGTCCAGCACGTCTGTGTTCAAGCAGCGAGCCCAGATCCTCATGCGTGAG CAAATGGACAACGCCGTGTACACCTTCGAGACCCTCCTGCaccaggagctggggaaggggcccACCAAGGAGGAGCTATGCAAGTCCATCCAGCGCATCCTGGAGCGGGTGCTGAAG AAATACGACTATGACAGCAGCACCGTGCGGAAGCGCTTTTTCCGGGAGGCTCTGCTGCAGATCACCATCCCGTTCCTGCTCAAGAAGCTGGCGCCCACCTGCAAGTCG GAGCTGTCCCGGTTCCAGGAGCTGATATTCGAGGACTTTGCCAGGTTCATCCTGGTGGAGAACACGTATGAGGAGGTGGTGTTGCAGACGGTCATGAAGGACATCCTGCAGG CTGTGAAGGAGGCCGCCGTGCAGAGGAAGCACAACCTGTACCGGGACAGCGTGGTCATGCACAACAGCGACCCCAACCTGCACCTGCTGGCCGAGGGCTTGCCCATCGACTGGGGCGAGGAGTACAGCGGCAGCAGTGACAGTGGTGGGGACCCCGGCAGCCCTGGCATCCCGGAAGCAGCCACCCTCTCGGAAAAGCGCCGGCGTGCCAAGCAGGTGGTGTCCGTGGTCCAGGACGAGGAGGTGGGGCTGCCCTTCGAGGCTGTCCCTGAGTCCCTACCACCTGCGTCCGCAGACAGCATCACCGAGCTCCGTGGTCTGCTGGCCCGGGATCTGCAGGCTGAGAGCCCCCCGCTGGCCGGCCCCCTGCTCAATGGGGCCCCCGCCCAGGAGAGCCCCCAGCCCGGGGCAGCCCCTGAGGCCGCCTCACCGCCTGCCTCACCCCTCCGGCAGCTCCCGCCTGGAAAGGCCTCGGACCTCGAGCCTCCCAAGCCCAGTGACCAGGAGACCGGGGAGCAGGTGTCCGGCCCTGGCGGCCGCCCCCCAATCCATACCACCACCGAGGACGGTGCAGGGGTGCAGACTGAGTTCTAG
- the NIBAN2 gene encoding protein Niban 2 isoform X1, whose protein sequence is MGDVLSTHLDDARRQHIAEKTGKILTEFLRFYEDQYGVALFNSMRHEIEGTGAPQAQLLWRKVPLDERIIFSGNLFQYQEDSKKWRNRFSLVPHNYGLVLYENKVAYERQVPPRAVINSAGYKILTSLDQYLELVGNSLPGTTSKSGTAPVLKCPTQFPLILWHPSARHYYFCMMTEAEQDKWQAVLQDCVRHCNNGIPEDSKVEGPAFTDAIRMYRQSKELYGTWEMLCGNELQILSNLVMEELGPELKAELAPRLKGKPQERQRQWIQISDTVYRMVYEQAKARLEAVLSKLQLARPAMEAVIRTDMDQIITSKEHLASKIRASILPKAEVCVRNHVQPYIPSILEALMVPTSQGFTEVRDVFFKEVTDMNLNVINEGGIDKLGEYMEKLSQLAYHPLKMQSCYEKMEPLRLDGLQQRFDVSSTSVFKQRAQILMREQMDNAVYTFETLLHQELGKGPTKEELCKSIQRILERVLKKYDYDSSTVRKRFFREALLQITIPFLLKKLAPTCKSELSRFQELIFEDFARFILVENTYEEVVLQTVMKDILQAVKEAAVQRKHNLYRDSVVMHNSDPNLHLLAEGLPIDWGEEYSGSSDSGGDPGSPGIPEAATLSEKRRRAKQVVSVVQDEEVGLPFEAVPESLPPASADSITELRGLLARDLQAESPPLAGPLLNGAPAQESPQPGAAPEAASPPASPLRQLPPGKASDLEPPKPSDQETGEQVSGPGGRPPIHTTTEDGAGVQTEF, encoded by the exons GTGCCCTTGGATGAGCGCATCATCTTCTCGGGGAACCTCTTCCAGTACCAGGAGGACAGCAAGAAGTGGAGGAACCGCTTCAGCCTCGTGCCGCACAACTATGGGCTGGTGCTCTACGAGAACAAAGTG GCTTATGAGCGGCAGGTCCCACCCCGAGCTGTCATCAACAGTGCGGGCTACAAAATTCTCACTTCCTTGGACCAGTACCTGGAGCTTGTTGGCAACTCCTTACCAG GGACCACATCAAAATCGGGCACTGCCCCCGTCCTCAAGTGCCCCACGCAGTTCCCGCTCATCCTCTGGCATCCTTCTGCGCGTCACTACTACTTCTGCATGATGACGGAAGCTGAGCAGGACAAGTGGCAGGCTGTCCTGCAGGACTGCGTCCGCCACTGCAACAACG GGATCCCCGAGGACTCCAAGGTGGAGGGCCCCGCGTTCACGGACGCCATCCGCATGTACCGCCAGTCCAAGGAGCTGTACGGCACCTGGGAGATGCTGTGTGGGAACGAGCTGCAG ATCCTGAGCAACCTGGTGATGGAGGAGCTGGGCCCTGAGCTGAAGGCAGAGCTCGCCCCCCGGCTGAAGGGGAAACCGCAGGAGCGACAGCGGCAGTGGATCCAG ATCTCAGACACCGTGTACCGCATGGTGTATGAACAGGCCAAGGCACGCTTGGAGGCCGTGCTGTCCAAGCTGCAGCTGGCCCGGCCGGCCATGGAGGCGGTCATCCGCACCGACATGGACCAGATCATCACCTCCAAGGAGCATCTGGCCAGCAAGATCCGAG CCTCCATCCTCCCCAAGGCGGAGGTGTGTGTCCGGAATCATGTCCAGCCCTATATCCCGTCCATCCTGGAGGCCCTGATGGTGCCCACCAGCCAGGGCTTCACCGAAGTGCGGGACGTCTTCTTCAAGGAGGTCACCGACATGAACCTGAACGTCATCAATGAGGGCGGCATCGACAAGCTGGGCGAG TACATGGAGAAGCTGTCCCAGCTGGCGTACCACCCCCTCAAGATGCAGAGCTGCTATGAGAAGATGGAGCCGCTGCGGCTCGATGGGCTGCAGCAGCGTTTTGACGTGTCCAGCACGTCTGTGTTCAAGCAGCGAGCCCAGATCCTCATGCGTGAG CAAATGGACAACGCCGTGTACACCTTCGAGACCCTCCTGCaccaggagctggggaaggggcccACCAAGGAGGAGCTATGCAAGTCCATCCAGCGCATCCTGGAGCGGGTGCTGAAG AAATACGACTATGACAGCAGCACCGTGCGGAAGCGCTTTTTCCGGGAGGCTCTGCTGCAGATCACCATCCCGTTCCTGCTCAAGAAGCTGGCGCCCACCTGCAAGTCG GAGCTGTCCCGGTTCCAGGAGCTGATATTCGAGGACTTTGCCAGGTTCATCCTGGTGGAGAACACGTATGAGGAGGTGGTGTTGCAGACGGTCATGAAGGACATCCTGCAGG CTGTGAAGGAGGCCGCCGTGCAGAGGAAGCACAACCTGTACCGGGACAGCGTGGTCATGCACAACAGCGACCCCAACCTGCACCTGCTGGCCGAGGGCTTGCCCATCGACTGGGGCGAGGAGTACAGCGGCAGCAGTGACAGTGGTGGGGACCCCGGCAGCCCTGGCATCCCGGAAGCAGCCACCCTCTCGGAAAAGCGCCGGCGTGCCAAGCAGGTGGTGTCCGTGGTCCAGGACGAGGAGGTGGGGCTGCCCTTCGAGGCTGTCCCTGAGTCCCTACCACCTGCGTCCGCAGACAGCATCACCGAGCTCCGTGGTCTGCTGGCCCGGGATCTGCAGGCTGAGAGCCCCCCGCTGGCCGGCCCCCTGCTCAATGGGGCCCCCGCCCAGGAGAGCCCCCAGCCCGGGGCAGCCCCTGAGGCCGCCTCACCGCCTGCCTCACCCCTCCGGCAGCTCCCGCCTGGAAAGGCCTCGGACCTCGAGCCTCCCAAGCCCAGTGACCAGGAGACCGGGGAGCAGGTGTCCGGCCCTGGCGGCCGCCCCCCAATCCATACCACCACCGAGGACGGTGCAGGGGTGCAGACTGAGTTCTAG